TCCAGCGCCTCGCGGGCGACTACGACCCCGCCCGCGGTGCCGAGCAGGTGGCCGACGCGCTCGCCCGCGCCCAGGCCCGCATCGTCGACTACGGCGACGCCCACCGCGCGCTGACCCCGGGCTGGCACGCCGGCACGACGGCGGTCGTCGCGGTGCTGGTCGACGACCACGGCGTGACGAAGTGGCTGCTCGCCAACCTCGGCGACTCCCGGATCTACCGGATCACCGAGGGCCGGCTCGAGCAGGTGAGCGTCGACCACTCCGTCGTCCAGGAGCTGGTCGACGCCGGCGAGATCACCCTCGAGGAGGCCGCCGTCCACCCCGAGCGGCACGTCATCACGCGGGCGCTCGGCAGCCCGGAGGGCATCCAGCCCGACTTCTTCCTGCTCCCGCTCGGCTCGGTCGAGCGCCTGCTGCTGTGCAGCGACGGCGTGACCGGGATGATCGAGGACAAGGAGATCGAGGAGATCCTCGAGAGCGTCCCCGACCCGCGCGACGCGGCCGACCGGCTGGTCCGGGCCGCCGTGGCCGCCGGTGGTCGCGACAACGCCACGGCGATCGTCGTCGATGTGGTGGGATTGGTGAAGGACGCCACCTACGACTCGCAGCGCCAGCTGCAGAGTCTCGAATCCAAGCTGGGGGGACGACAGTGAGCGCAGAGGCCGGCGCAGCGGGCAGGTTCGCGACGGGGGACTGGTACGCCGTGGTCGGCGAGCAGGTCACCGTCCTGCTGCCGAGCAGCCAGCGCGGCCGGGTGGCCGCGCTCTGGGAGCTCGCCGACGGCGGCGCCGACGCCGACACCCTGCTCGACGCCCTGCTCGCCGGCGGGCTGTCCTCGCTCGACCACCTCGCCCTCGTGGCCCGCTCGGACGGCAGCACCCGCGTCCTCGTGCGGGGCGCCCCGTCCGCCCGCGTGGTGTCGGCGGCCGGCGAGTCGGTCCTCACCGCGGAGCCCGGCACGACCTGGCACGAGCAGGTCCTCGCCGGCGAGGTGTCGGTCCGCCTGGCCGTGGCCGGCGACGGTCCGGTCGAGCACACCCTCACCCCCGGCCTGGCCCGGGTGTCGGTCGTCGAGATCGGCCCGGAGCGTGCCGCCGCCGACGACGTACGCCCCCCGGCGCCGGCGGCCGAGCCCGCTCCCGTCGCCGCGCCCGAGCCGACGCCCGAGCCCACTCCCGTCGCCGAGCCCGAGCCCACGCCCGAGCCCACGCCCGAGCCCACGCCCGAGCCCACGCCCGAGCCCGCACCGCCCGTCGCCGACGCCGCGCCGGCACCCGAGCCGGTCGCGGTGCCCGCCGAGCCGATGACGTTCGGCCAGCCCGACGAGGACCCGACGCCGACCGGCGAGACGCCGGCCGTGCAGGATGACTGGGACCGCGACGGGCAGACCGTCGCCGGCCCGCCCGCCCCCGACTTCCAGCGTCCGCCGGTCCCCGGCCAGGAGATCGGCCCGGAGGTGGTGTCCGCGCCCGTCGCCTCGCTGGTGTTCTCCACCGGTGACGTGGTCGCGGTCGACCGCACCGTGCTGGTCGGTCGCGCGCCGGAGGCCCGCCGGTTCGCCTCCCACGACCAGCCCCACGTGGTGACCGTCGCCAGCCCGCACCAGGAGATCTCCTCGACCCACCTCGAGATCCGTCCCGGCGCCGGGGCGGACCACGGCTCGGCCATCGTGACCGACCTGGGCTCGACCAACGGCACCGTGCTCGCGCAGCCCGGCCTCGACCCGGAGGAGCTCACGGCCGGCATCGCCGTCAGCCTGATCCCGGGCGCCGTCCTCGACCTGGGCGACGGCGTCACCATCCAGGTGACCAACCCCTGAGCGACACCACCGTGACCCAGCACCAGCACCCGCACCCGCACCCCGCGCCACCCCGGCAGGAACCGGCGACCACCTACCCGGTCGCCGCTCTCGAGCGCCGCTTCACCGCGTTCGCCGTCGACCGCCTCCTCGGCTGGGGGCTCCTGGTCGCGGCCGGCGTCGTGACCGCGGTGCTCGTCCCCGACGAGCCGTGGACCGTCGTCGGCGTCGTCGCCGGCGCCACCGTGCTGCTCTGGCTCGTCCTCGCCGTCGTGCTGGGCGTGGGCGGCACCTCGCCCGGCAAGGCGATGACCGGCCTCCGCGTGGTCCACCACGGCACGGGCACCCCGATCGGGGTCGGCCCCGCGCTGCTGCGCTCGCTGGTCCTCGGCGCGGCCGGCCTGCCCACGTTCGGGCTCGGGGTCGCGACCCTGGCCTGGACGGCCGTCGAGGACCGCGGCCGGCAACGTCGCGGCTGGCACGACCACCTCGCCCACACCGTGGTCGTCGACGTGCGACCCGTGGTGGAGTCCGCGGTCGACGACGTCGACGACGCGCCGCGCCACATCGTCAACCTGACCGCGATGCGACTGATCCCCGCCCCGCCGGTGGAGGCGGTCCGGACCCCCGAGCGCTCCGAGCACTCGATGCGCCGCCAGCCGCTCCCGCCCGAGGTCACGGCCGCGCCGGCGCCGGCCCGCCAGCCGGTCCCGCAGCCGGTCCAGCCGCCCGTCCGGCAGCCGGTCCACCCTCCCGCGCAGCCTCCGGTGCAGCAGCCGGTTCCCGCGCCTCAGCCGACCCCGCAGCCGACCCCGGCGGCGGCGCCACCGCCCCCGGCCGCGGTGACCCAGCAGCGCCGACCGACCGGGCCGCCCCGGCACGCCGCACCGCCGCCCGGGCAGGCCACGCGCTGGCGCGTCCACTTCGACAACGGCGAGAGCTTCGTCATCGCCGGCCTCGCCCTCGTCGGGCGCCGCCCCGAGGCGCGCAACGGCGAGCAGGTCGCCCACCTCGTGCCGCTCGCGTCCGCCGACATGTCGGTGTCGAAGACCCACGCCCAGTTCGGGCCGGCCCCCGACGGCACCATCGTGGTGATGGACCGGGGCTCCACCAACGGCACGGTCCTCGTGCGCCAGGGCGTCGCGCGCCAGCTGGCGCCGGGCAAGCCCGCGACGCTCCTCGAGGGCGACAAGGTCGTCTACGGCGACCGCGAGATGACGATCTCCCGCGAGGCCTGACCCGTCCCGTGCGCGCCGGCGCCGCTGGCGGCAGGATGGGACGGGTGCCGACCTTCCTCGACCTGCTCTACGACGAGGCGCCGCTGAGCGACTTCGACGCGCACCTCGCCCGGGCCGAGCAGGGGCTCGCCGGCGAGGAGGCGGCGTCCGTGCGCGCGGAGTACGACGTCGCGCTGCGGCTGCGGGACCTGATCACCCGGATGCGGGCGCGCGAGGCCGAGCTCTCGGCGCTCTACGAGACCGCCTCCGACCTCACCGCCATCCGCGACGTCGACACCATCCTGGCCGCGATCGTGCGACGCGCCCGCCAGCTGCTGCACTGCGACATGACCTACCTCTCGCTCAACGACGAGGGCGACGGCGCGTCCTACATGAAGGTCACCGACGGTGCCCTGACGCGTGAGTTCCAGACGTTGCGGCTCCCGCTCGGCACCGGCCTGCTGGGCCTGGTCGCGCAGACCGGCGCCGCGTACTTCACCGAGGACTACGCCCGCGACGAGCGGTTCCTCCACCAGGGCTACATCGACGACGCCGTGGCCGGGGAGCAGATCCGCGCCATCCTCGGGGTGCCCCTGGTGCTGGACGGCGTGGTGATCGGGGCGCTGCTGGCCGTGCACCGCTCCGTGCGGCGCTTCCCGCAGGCCGAGGTCAGCCTGCTGACGTCGTTCGCCGCGCACGCGGTGGTGGCGCTGGAGAACGCCCGTCTGTTCGCCGAGCTCGACGCGGCCAACCGCTCGCTGACCCGCCACACCGAGGCCGTCGACGCCGCCGCGCTGGCCCACGACCGGCTCACCGACCTGCTGGTCGGCGGGGGAGGGGTCGCCGAGGTCGCGGACGTGCTCTCCGGCGTGCTCGGGGGCGCGGTGTCGATCTGGACCCCGTCCGGGGAGCTGCAGGCCGGCGAGGACGCCGGCGTCGCGTGGGCCGACGCGGTGCCCGCGGCGCTGGCCTCGGGCCGCTCCGTCGTCGTCGGGTCGGGGCTGGTCGCCGCCGCCCAGGCCGGCAGCGAGCACGTCGCGACCCTCGTGCTGCGGCGCGACGAGCCGCTCGACCTCGCCGGTCGCCGTACGCTCGAGCGCGGCGCGCTGGTCACCGCCCTGGTGCTGCTGTTCGCCCGGTCGGTCTCCGACGCCGAGGAGCGCCTCGGCGGCCAGCTGCTGGTCGACCTGCTCGAGGGCGACCCGGCGGACCGGAGCCGGCTGCGCGACCGGGTCCGGCGCCACGGCGCCCGCATCGACGGTCCGGTCGTCGTCGCGGCCGCCGCGGTCGACGGCGCGGACCGGCACCGGGCCAGCCGCTCCGTGCTCGCCCTCGCCCGCCGGATGTCGGGCCTGGCCGGGGAGCACCGGGGTGCCCTGGTGCTGGTGGTGCCCGGCGAGGACCCCCACCGCGTCGGGGTCGAGCTGCAGTCCGTCGTCGCCGCCACGGGCAGCACCGCGACCATCGGCGTCGCCGCCACCACCGATGCGCTGCACGACGACCGGCTGGCCCGCGCGCACGGCGAGGCGCTGCGCTGCCTGGACGCCCTCGTGCGGCTCGGTCGCCGCGGGGAGGTCAGCGACCCGGCCGGGCTCGGCGTCGCGCGGCTGCTGCTGGGCGACAACGACCCCGAGCACGTCGACGCCTTCATCGACGCCGCCGTCGGCCCGGTCCGCGACTGGGACGAGCGGCGCGGCACGTCGCTGCTCGTCACCCTCGAGGCGTGGTTCGCCGCCGGCGGTCGGCTCAAGGAGACGGCGGCGGCCCTCCACCTGCACCCCAACACCGTCACCCAGCGCCTCGACCGCGTCGGCGAGCTGCTCGGCCCCGGCTGGCGAGAGCCCGCGCGCTCGCTCGACGTCCAGCTCGCGCTGCGCCTGGCGCGCCTCCAGCGCCCCTGACCTCGTCGGCCCGGGCCCGCCCACCAATCCGGGGTAGTCCAGTGACGGATGGTCGTCGGACGGCACGTCCAGCAACCGTTCGTCACTGGACTACACCCCGTCGGGCAACCACGTGGAGTGGCCCGGCGGCACACGGAACGGCGGCAAGTATGTGGCCGAACACCATGTGCCGTACGTCACTCGCCTCCCTACGGTGATCCCATGACCACCGCCACCCACCCCGTCCGGCCCACGCTCGAGGGCCGCCGCGCGCTCGTCACCGGCGCCGCCAGCGGCATCGGCGCGGCCGTCGCCGCCCGGCTCGCCGCGGCCGGCGCCGAGGTCCACCTGCTCGACCGCGACGAGGAGGGGGTGGCCAAGGTCGCCGCCCAGGTCCACGGCACGCCCCACGTCGTCGACCTCACCGACCCGGCCGCGATCGCGCGCCTCGACCTCGACGTGGACGTCCTGGTCAACAACGCCGGCGTCCAGCACGTCGCGCCCGTCGAGGACTTCGACCCCGAGCGGTTCCGCACCATCCACGCGCTCATGCTGCACGCGCCGTTCCTGCTGGCGCAGCGGGTGCTGCCCGGGATGTACGCCCGCGGCTGGGGCCGGCTGGTGCACGTCTCCAGCGTCCACGGCCACCGCGCCTCGGCGTTCAAGTCCGCCTACGTCAGCGCCAAGCACGGCCTCGAGGGGCTGTCCAAGGTGATCGCGCTCGAGGGCGCCGACCGTGGCGTCACCAGCAACACGGTGTGCCCCGGCTACGTCCGCACGCCCCTCGTCGAGGGGCAGATCGCCGACCAGGCGCGCGCCCACGGCGTGCCCGACGACGAGGTCGTCGACACGGTGCTGCTCGCCCGCACCCCGCTCAAGCGGCTGGTGGAGCCGGAGGAGGTCGCCGACGCGGTCGCCTTCCTCTGCAGCCCCGCCGCCACCTCCATGACCGGCACGTCGCTCCTCCTCGACGGCGGCTGGACCGCCGCCTGACGCCGGCCGCCCGGCCACCACCTCGACACCAGCTCCCGCAGAACCCGATGAAAGGCACGCCCATGACCACCGAGACCACCACGCCCGACCGCCCCGGGGCCACGTCCCCCGGGGCCGATCCCGGCCGGACGAGCATCGTCAAGGTGGTGTTCGCCTCCCTCATCGGCACCGCCGTCGAGTGGTACGACTTCTTCCTCTACGGCTCGGCCGCGGCGCTCGTCTTCGGCACCCTCTTCTTCCCCGACAGCGAGCCCGCCACCGCGACGCTGCTCGCGTTCGGCACCTACGCGCTCGGCTTCGTCGCCCGCCCCCTCGGCGGCGTGGTCTTCGGCCACTTCGGCGACAAGGTCGGCCGCAAGAAGATGCTGGTGTTCTCGCTCTTCCTGATGGGGCTGTCCACGTTCGCGATCGGCCTGCTCCCGACGTACGCCTCGATCGGCATCGCCGCGCCGCTGCTGCTGCTGACCTGCCGGCTGCTCCAGGGCTTCGCGGTGGGCGGCGAGTGGGGCGGGGCGGTGCTGATGGCCGCCGAGCACGGCGACGACTCGCAGCGCGGGTTCTGGTCGTCGTGGCCGCAGGCCGGCGTGGCGCTCGGCAACCTGCTCGCGACCGGCGTGCTGTGGGTGCTGGCCGCCGTGCAGTCCGACGACGCGTTCAACGCGTGGGGCTGGCGCATCCCGTTCCTGCTGAGCGCCGTGCTCGTGGCCGTCGGCCTGTGGGTCCGGCTCTCGGTCGAGGAGTCGCCGGTGTTCGCCGAGGCGAAGTCGGAGCTCGAGACCAAGGAGCAGCCGCACCTGCCGATCCTCGAGGTCTTCCGCAAGTACCCCCGCGAGGTCCTCGTCGCGATGGGCATGCGGATGGCCGAGAACATCTCGTACTACATCTTCACCATCATCTCGATCTCGTTCCTGACCCTCTACGCCGGCACCGCGGACGACAAGCCGCTCATCCTCAAGGCCCTGCTGATCGGCTCGGTCGTGCACTTCGTGACCATCCCGCTCGTCGGTGCGCTCAGCGACCGGGTCGGGCGCCGCCCGCTCTACCTCGTCGGCGCCGTGGGCGTCGCCGCGTGGACCTGGGTCTTCTTCGACCTCATCGCCTCGCGCTCCGAGGGCAAGATCATCCTCGCGATCTGCGTCGGCCTGGTCCTGCACGCGTTCATGTACTCCCCGCAGGCGGCGTTCTTCTCCGAGCTGTTCGGCACCTCGGTGCGCTACACCGGCGCGTCCGTCGGCTACCAGCTCGCCTCGATCTTCGCCGGCGCGCTGGCGCCGATCATCGCCATCGACCTGCTCGGCGACGCGAGCGAGGGGAGCGACAACGTCTCCAAGGTGGCGATCTACATGACGATCGCGTCGGTGCTCACGGTCGTCTCGGTGCTCTTCGCCAAGGAGACCCGGGCGACGTCGCTGCGCCACGACCGGGTGCTCGACAGCTGAGCCCGGCCTGAGGGCCGTACGGGCCGTCGTCCCCCCGGGGGCGGCGGCCCGTCGCCGTGGCTGCCCCGGGTCAGCGGGTGATGGCCACCGGCACCCGGGTCACGCCACCGCGCGCACCGAGCCAGACCAGCTCGCCGTCGTCGAGGCGGCCCGGTCCGCTCGGGCCGGTCGCGGTGACGGTGAACGTCGCGGACTGGCCGGGCGCGAGGCGCACGGCGAGCGGCTGGACCCGCACCCGGTGGGTGGTGAAGCCGCGGGCGGTGACCGAGAAGTACTCCGCGCGGCCGGAGATGTTGGTGACGGTGCGCCGCGCGACGGGCCGACGGGCCTGCAGCAGCACCGAGCTGGTGTTGAGGTCGACCAGGTCGTGGCGGCGCAGGGCGCGGCGCCACGCGCGGAGCGGCACGTCGAGGGCGAGGTGGGCCGTGGGCGCCCGCTGCGGCAGCGCGCCGGAGCCCTGCTCCAGCACGCTCGCGCCGCGGACCGGCTGGGCGGAGGTCGTGACGAGGGAGCGCACCACGGCGGCGGGGAGGTCGCGCTCGCCGAGCACGAGCGCCGCGAGGCCGGCAGCGTGGGCGGTCGCGGCCGAGCTCCCGGTGAAGACGCCCCACGAGCGGCCGCTCGTCCCCGGCAGGGCGCCGAGCACGGCGTCGCCGTCGGCGATGGCGTCGGGCTTCAGGACGGGACCCCGCGGGTCGCCCGAGGCGCTCCACCCGGCGGCGCGGCGGGGTGCGGGCGAGGCGTCGACGCGCCCCAGCCTGATGCGGGTGCCCGGGTGCCGGGCCACCCACCGGACCAGCCGGCGACCCTCCCGGGCCGCGAGGTGGACGGTCGGGACGGCGTGGAAGTCCGCGCTCACCGCGCCTCGGCGCGGGTTGACCAGCACCATCGCGCGGCCTCCCGCACGGGCCACGGCCTCCGACTTGTCGATGCGACCGATGCCGCCGCGCACGCACACCACGACCCGGTCGGCCACCCGGCGCGTGTCGAGGGCGCCGGGCCGGCACTGGGCCGCCGCCGGCGCGCGAGGCGCCGGGAGCAGCGGCGTCGCGGGCGAGCACCGTACGCCCGCGCACGTCGACCGGGCGGCCGCCGCCGGTGAGCGTCGGCCCACCCGCGACGGCGACGCGTCCGCGCGACATCCGCCCCACGGAGGCGCCGACGGTGGTGACCCACGGCGAGACGTGCGCGGCGAACGCGGAGCGCGAGGAGTTGCCGGCCGCGCCGACCACGACGACGTCCGCCTCGGCGGCGCCGAGCAGCGCGCGCTGGAGGGTGTCGATCCCCTCGCCGCCGGCGATCGCCAGGTCGAGCACGTCGACGCCGTCGGCGACCGCCGCGTCGACGGCGCTCACGACGTCGGCGGTCGAGCAGCCGTCACCGGACGGGTCGGGCGCACCCCAACAGGCCTTGTAGGCCGCGACCCGCGCCTGCGGGGCGACGCCGCCGAAGGTCCCGGCGTCACGGCCGTCGACCCGCACGCTGACCCCGGCGTTGCCGGCGGCGACGGAGGCCACCTGGGTGCCGTGGCCGAGGTCGTCACGGGCCGACAGGGTCTCGGAGGTGCGGACCCGGTCGCGGCCGAAGCCCTCGACGAACCAGCGGGCACCGACGACCTTGCGCGTGCACTCGTCCTGCGACCACCCCTCGCCGGCCATGCAGACGCCGTTGAACCCGTCGGGCGAGGCGCCGAGGCCCGGGACGGCGGCGAAGGCGGGGGAGTCGGGTGCGATGCCGGAGTCGACGACGCCGATGACCACGCCGGCGCCGCCGCGCAGGCGTGGGCTGCCGGTGGCAGCACGGACCGTCGCGAGGCTCGTGCGGCCGGCGAGCGGCCGGACCTCGTCGGCCTCGATCACGGCGACCCCGGGCTGCTGGTCGAGCGCGCGGACCTGGGTGTCGGTGAGGGGGGCGGCGAAGCCGTTGAGGGCCGTCGTCCAGCGGTAGGCGGGCTCGCCGGCCCCGATCGCCGCGAGCACGGCGTCCTGGCGGGCGAGCAGCTCCTCGGCGCCGCGGTCGCCGCCGGCGGTGCCGGGTCCGTTGAGGGTCACGAGGGTCAGGGGTCCGTCGCCCGGGCTGGCCGAGGCGTCGTCGGGCAGGGCGACCAGCGAGGCGGTGACCGCCGTCGCCAGTGCGGCCAGCCCGCAGCCGAGGACCCGTCCCACCGATCGTGCCCGCACCGTGCCTCACCCTGTCCTGCTCGTCGTCGACTGTGCCGTGGACGCGGCCGTCCGACGTCCCACGAGTGTTCCATGGTCCCAGCAGCACCGTCACCCCCCAACTCCGGCCGGGGACAACCCGTTGGTGGGCTGTCGGTCGGGCCGCCTATCCTGTGCCCGCGCCCGTGAGTCCGCGGTCGTGTGGCAGCTGACCGGAGTGGAGTGGACCGTGCCCAGTGGCAAGGTGAAGTGGTTCGACGCGGAGAAGGGCTTCGGCTTCCTGTCCCAGGACGACGGGCCGGACGTCTACGTCCACTCCGACGCGCTCCCCGAGGGCACCGGCGCGCTCAAGGCCGGCACCAAGGTCGAGTTCGGCATCGCCCAGGGTCGCCGCGGCGACCAGGCGCTCCAGGTCCGGGTGCTCGACGCGCCCGCCTCGGTCGCCCGCAACCAGCGCAACGCCCAGCGCAAGCACCCCGAGGCGATGGTGACCATCGTCGAGGACCTCATCCGGATGCTCGAGGGCGTCGAGGAGACCTACCGCCGCGGCCGGCACCCCGAGCGGGCCGCCGCCCGCGGGACGGCGAAGGTGCTGCGCGCCCTCGCCGACGAGCTCGAGCTCTGACCCCTCGGCCGACGCCCGCGCGGCTCAGGCCGCTGGCGTCGGGCGGGCGCCGCGCGACGCCTTGCCGAGCAGCACGAAGCTCGCCCACGCCCCCAGCACGCCGGCGGCGATGCCGAGCCCGAGCTGCGGCATCAGCGGCATCGCGATGCCCACGAACCCGCCGATCACCCACGCGAGCTGGAGCGTGGTGTCGGAGCGCGCGAACGCGCTGGCCTGCACCCGGCTGGGGATGTCGCGCTGGATGGTCGAGTCGAGCGAGAGCTTGGCCAGCGCCTGCGCCAGGCCCGCGGTGAGCCCGAGCAGCACGAGCGACACGAGGCCGTAGAACAGCGCCGCGACCACCGCCACGGCGCAGTCGGCCAGCAGCGCGAGGACCACCGTGACCGACGGGTTGAGCCGGCGCAGCAGGGAGCCGATGGTGATGCCCAGCGTGTTGCCGAGGCCGGCCGCGCCGATCACCAGTCCGAGCAGCACCTCCGGACGCCAGTCGCCGATCGGGTTCTCGCGCAGCAGGAACGCCATGAACATGGTGAGGAACCCCGACAGCCATCGGGGACCGCAGTTGGCGCGCAGCGCGAAGGCGACCGCCGACGGGATGCGGGTGCGCGTACGCCGCCCGGGGCGCGACTCCGTCTCCTCGCCGGCCAGCACCATCTCGCCCTCGCCCTGGCTGGCGTCGACCTTGTCGGGCAGCCGGATCGCCCAGATCGTGGCGAGCACGAAGACGACGAAGGCGTAGCGCAGCGACCACTCCGGCCCGAACGTGGAGGCGAGCACGGCGAGCGGCGCCGACACGCCCGCGCCGACGACGCCCGCCAGCGAGACCCGGGCGTTGGCCTTGACGAGGGTGAGGTCGGGCGGCAGCAGGCGCGGCACGGCGGCGGCACGGGTCACGCCGTAGGCCTTGGACGCGACCAGCACGCCGAGCGCGGCGGGGAACAGCCACGCCGACTCGGTCACCACCGCCGTCGCCAGGACCCAGCACAGGAAGCTGCGGATGGCCATCGTCGCGCCGACCGCCCAGCGCCGGCCGTGGCTGAAGCGGTCGAGGAACGGGCCGATCAGCGGGGCGACGATCGCGAAGGGGAGCATGGTCAGGCCCAGGAACAGCGCGACCTGCCCGCGCGCCTCGCCGGTGGGGACCTGGAAGAAGAGGGTGCCGGCCAGCGAGATCGCCACCGCCGCGTCGCCCGCGGCGTTGAAGGCATGCAGCTCGATCAGGCGGGAGAGGCCGGAGTCGCCAGCACCCTCGGCGCGCGCGGCGCGCCGGGCCTGGGAGACGGCGTAGTGCCCGGCCGTCCCGGCCCCGCGCCCGGCGACGCGGGCGCCGCGCCCGGCCGCCCTCGCGCCACGGGCCGCGCCGGCCAGGGAGCGCCGCACCGTGCCGGGGCGCGCGGCGGCGGGCCCGGCAGCGCCCACGCGCCGGTCGGTGGGGGCCTGATCGGCCTCGTCCACCCCGTGGCCCGGGGTGGGGTCGGGGCGGTCGGAGGTCACGGCACCATCTTGGCCTACGCACCCGACAGCGTCGGCGCGGACGCCCCGCAGGCACTCCCGACGGGACAGGAGGTGGAGCCGTTTGCGATGATGCGGAGGTGATCGCACTCCCCACCCGCGCCGGCAAGCCGGACGCCGCCCTCGCCAAGGCCGTCGACGTGGCCCGCGGCATCGTGCTGGAGGTCGCCGAGCCGTCGGAGGTGGGCGACCACCTCGGCGCGCGCGCCGAGGGCGAGCGCGTGGTCACCCACCACTTCGCCTGCTCGCGGCCGGGCTACCCCGGCTGGTACTGGTCGGTGACGCTGACCCGCGCCAAGCGCGGCAAGGACGTGACCGTCAACGAGGTCGTGCTGCTGCCCGGCGACGACGCGATCGTGGCGCCCGCGTGGGTGCCCTACAAGGAGCGGATCAAGCCCGGCGACCTCTCGCCCGGTGACCTGCTCCCGGTCGAGGACGAGGACCCGCGCCTGGTCCCGACCTACCTCGTCGGCGACGACCCGCTCGACCCGCCGATGGACGGCGACGCCCGCGCGCAGGTGCGTCGGGTCGCCGAGGACCTCGGGCTCGGGCGCGTGCGCACCCTCAGTCGCGAGGGCATCGACATGGCCGCCGAGCGCTGGTACGCCGGTGACGGCGGGCCCGACGCCCCGGTGGCGCGGAGCGCGCCGCTGAGCTGCACGTCGTGCGGCTTCCTGATGCGCCTCAACGGCTCGCTGGCCGAGTCGTTCGGCGTGTGCGCCAACGGCAACGCCAACGACGACGGCCGCGTGGTCTCCCTCGACCACGGCTGCGGCGCCCACTCCGAGGTCAAGCTGGCCCGCAAGCAGCAGC
Above is a genomic segment from Nocardioides okcheonensis containing:
- a CDS encoding MFS transporter — its product is MTSDRPDPTPGHGVDEADQAPTDRRVGAAGPAAARPGTVRRSLAGAARGARAAGRGARVAGRGAGTAGHYAVSQARRAARAEGAGDSGLSRLIELHAFNAAGDAAVAISLAGTLFFQVPTGEARGQVALFLGLTMLPFAIVAPLIGPFLDRFSHGRRWAVGATMAIRSFLCWVLATAVVTESAWLFPAALGVLVASKAYGVTRAAAVPRLLPPDLTLVKANARVSLAGVVGAGVSAPLAVLASTFGPEWSLRYAFVVFVLATIWAIRLPDKVDASQGEGEMVLAGEETESRPGRRTRTRIPSAVAFALRANCGPRWLSGFLTMFMAFLLRENPIGDWRPEVLLGLVIGAAGLGNTLGITIGSLLRRLNPSVTVVLALLADCAVAVVAALFYGLVSLVLLGLTAGLAQALAKLSLDSTIQRDIPSRVQASAFARSDTTLQLAWVIGGFVGIAMPLMPQLGLGIAAGVLGAWASFVLLGKASRGARPTPAA
- a CDS encoding DUF3027 domain-containing protein, with product MIALPTRAGKPDAALAKAVDVARGIVLEVAEPSEVGDHLGARAEGERVVTHHFACSRPGYPGWYWSVTLTRAKRGKDVTVNEVVLLPGDDAIVAPAWVPYKERIKPGDLSPGDLLPVEDEDPRLVPTYLVGDDPLDPPMDGDARAQVRRVAEDLGLGRVRTLSREGIDMAAERWYAGDGGPDAPVARSAPLSCTSCGFLMRLNGSLAESFGVCANGNANDDGRVVSLDHGCGAHSEVKLARKQQPLPLPDHVHDTLTEDDFETL